TACAGTGCATTCGAACTATGTAGCGATGGAACCTAGGCACAGTAATGACTTTAGGTTCGACCACTAGGTCTATTGAAAGTGGACATGAGACACAGTTGAACAGAGAAATGATAAACAGCAAACAATGTTTggtataatttaacattttctcaacacttcacacaccttcgGGCAGGTTGGGTTAGAtcataggttaggttaggttatcaTCTACATGTGAaacatacaatattatattgtttgctACTTATAACTAGATTGGAATTGGATCGGTATGATATTTGTTTATCAAAATGAATACCATTACTATACCGTAAGATCTGCATTTAAACTGGATATAGAGTCAAACTTATTAGTTTAGTAGCAGAAAAATCTActggaaataaagaaaattaattttctaaaagtTATCTCACTCATGATTTTTTACCAACTTCAATTTGAAGAGGGCACCTGATTATGGGACAAGTACCTAAATAGTTCTTAAAACATCACTTAGCCATCTTGCGCTGATGTTATCCGGTCGAACTACTAAAGTAATACTAATAGTAGAATACTTTGATCTGGTATACTTATAACAATACTTTTAGTATCCTTATGTAACTATCTCGTTACTATTCAGCCAAATTAATGTAAGCTAAATAAGAGGTCCTGACTTCTTCGCCGTTCGCATCCTTCTGGCTAGAAGAGCTCAGACTCGAATGAAACTTGGCACATTGGTATCTCAGAAAACCCTTTGCTAAATATTGGTCTCAAGAAATGCCAAAAAAAAGTCAAAGGAGTGTTATCTCATGGGAACCACGCTCCTCAAATTTGAAAACAAGACTCCAATAATATGTATGCGTGTTTCTATGGTTTTTcccttaatttgttttttaatttacatttaaaaaaatgtaacacgttttaaaatatcgctagccttaatatataaaaaggtaAACTTGCAGTGCCATTACGTTTGTCAGAATTTAATTGAtttacctgaaataaaaaatatgagtcGTCTTAGTGAGACGTAAAAGTTAAACGATAACAATAAATTGTCAGAACTCAATCataaatttcaaagtttatattgttaATGGCTTAGCAGTTTGTTATtcttaaaaattcatttttgtaagGTTTCATCGTTTATTTTCGGCATGAACATTTTAATCGTTATCGGAAAGTTCGTTGTATAAGATTTTATTCTAGAAAAACTTGCAActtgtcaatatttttatttttcttaggaaaaataatctatatcttTAACTTTATAATTAGTTTCTCTCGACTTTAAACGGTATTCCATATGTGAATCAACTTCTACTAATCCAAATCTTCGGTCATAGCTACTTAGTTTAAAAGCCAACTAGTTTGTTTGCTACAATGTCTTTCTCTATGAGCTTACTATCGTAGATAGAATCACTAGTTCCGATTCTTTATTCTCTGAAAAAAGTATCCGTGCGTGATAGAGATACGACTGAAATTCCCTCGTCGCATCCCGTTTACACTAGCATGTGTAAATAAATCGAGCAAGTTTAATGCAAAACTTTTGGTTTACGCTTTATGGTAAATATTTGGTGTACGTCGTATAACTGTTTTATAGATCTAGTAAAATGTTTGGTTTAATTGTGCTAGGTCAAGAGCGGGCATTCGACAGGCGTCCTTGCGACGGGTAAATATTATTGTCTAAGCGGGTTTTCCTTCGTTTGGTGTTTGTACAAGTTTGTGAGTGATCCAGGCTGCGAGAACAGGCTCAACGACCGCGACGCATCTATACTTCTTTTCAACTATGAGATAAGAATTGAGAGACATATCGCAATAATaagtgtaattaaaatttcatcgtAATTTTCAGTAAATAACTTAAACGCCTACTGGTTAACGGATTACATACGGCTTTAGTTAGGTATACCATGTTAGTAAATGAATGAATGGTTtgaaaaaatttagtttttaaataagattATGAAAGCGAAGTGTTTAAAGTATCAATATATGGTTGTAATTCAGTAGTGCGAGTGTAGAACGACGTAGGTGTGGGTATCGGACTGAGTCGGGGAATCGCGTCGGCAGGACGTGGGGCGCGGCGATGGGCGGCGCGGGCGCAAGACGCGCGTGTGCGATGGGCGGTGCGCACTGTTCGCCGGTTTGCGCTCCGACGCGCACGCATGAAGACCAAGGACCAAGCCACGGATGAGGCGGCGCGCCGCGCGCCTGCCACGCGTCGCCAGGAAAAGCCACCCTTCTCCTATATAGCCCTCATCGTCATGGCGATCCGACATTCGCCGAACAAGCGTCTGACTCTCAGCGAAATATACGCGTTTTTGCAACAGCAATTCGCGTTTTTCCGGAGCCCCTATCAGGGGTGGAAGAATTCCGTAAGGCACAACCTCAGTTTAAACGAGTGTTTTGTCAAGCTACCCAAGGGTCTCGGCAGGCCCGGTAAGGGACATTACTGGACGATCGACCCATCTTCAGAGTTTATGTTCGAAGAAGGATCATTTAGACGGAGGCCGCGTGGTTTTCGGCGCAAGTGTCAGCCCTTGAAACCACAGTTTGGAAGTGGTGGATACCTTTGTGGTGGCGGAGTGGGTGCACTGCCTCCACCTCAGGCGTCGGGGTACGAGCTCGCCAGCGGCAGTGGTGTAGGCGTAAGCAGCGCGCCTTCTATCGAATACGGCACATGTGCCTACACTTCCAGCCAGCAGCTGACCTACGGCGGTGAATACTGCGCGTACGGTGGCATGGGAGAACGGGAGTGGCCGCTCGCATATGGACCGGTGGAGACTGCCTACAGACCACCACCGGCATCGTCGCCGCCGCGGCAAATACAAGATATCATTCCGTCTTACCAGTATGCTGTCACCAACGACCATGGTAAGTTTCTACTATTTCCATAAAGacttacttactacatactttaaaataaaatgtcttaAAGGGACATCGTtcatatatttagagattttctttACCGCGGGAACCGCTAGTTTTCCTccgataaaaaatattcctttgccagtctccaggatgcaagatAACTCTATGCAATATTTTGATCACTTAAGTTATAAAACCGTGCGTAGATAACAATGTAATATATGTTTTTCCGTGATAAAAGATAGCTCCAGGATAAAAGCCATATACACTTTGCTAATTCATTAAGTTCTGtgcaaacaaatatataaacaaatgccatgctttctgagtccatgacCGTGGGTTCAATGCccacattattcataaaaatattcatcagtcatcttagtacccaaaacactagctacgcttactttggggctagatggcgatgtgtgtatagtcgtagtatatttatttattattatttattaatattattatttattaatcctgTAAAGCAACTTTATATCCTCTTTGTTTCGGGGGAGATTTGAtgtctgaaaaaaaatatatctgctctaattaaaaaggaaaaaaatgaaCCGGTTTGTTCAGTACAATGAATTAAAATGCTGCTAtagtgtttctttgttttttctgGACGTCGTGTAAGATTTACTTACGCGGTAACCCGCTCACCCATATTGGACCAGTGTGGCGGGTAGACACACATTGGTcaagtcgaagtcaaatatttccatATTTATAGAGATGGGATACTTATACCTAAAGCTATGAAGATTCCTAAAGCACTCTGGTCAAAGCCAGCAATAAAATTAGCGAGgtgttttatgatattagtggatgatctgctgagtttcttgccggcttcttctcggtagaatgcctacttgaaataaatgaattttaaattttgaatttttctaaaTTGGATCAACATTCGCCGTCGCTCcgagcattggagcagcgtggtgggtctatgctctaatacTCTCTTAGGCTCTTACCTATATAAATGAGGTGGTCATCAGTGACATACCAGAAAATAAGCTTCATCATAGTTTGCTAAtcatttttgtttactttgtactttcagttattttaaaactaaataaaaattaatttaattactgcAGTGATTAATATTGTCAATAACTTTAAAGTTTATATCAGAGGTAGGTAAGTAATATTCagagtatgaattgctctaacttcatagctaaatatttattaaatgtgagCCATCAccttggtaaataaaaaaatactagtatGAGTTTCTcgtaggtttaggtttaagatGGCCAACGTAGTGATCACATTCAACTCAcaattatctataatatattagtataaagagcaaatattttttgtttgtttacaccgaataggctccgaacATACTgtaccgattttaaccatttcttatcCAAAagaagctaaactatcacgaagcaACAATTAAATGAGgcgttaatttattttccggagaaaaattgtaataatgtaacccaaagtagcaaaactattaaagcaaaaaaactattaaaaccatacatgattacatatgtttacatacaAAAAAGCCGTTGAGAAAATATATCTAAGTATCAGTTAAGTCTTATTAGcagcttttttgttttaaaatatcattggtCGCCGCTAGAAACAAGTTGTTTACGTTAGTACCGCAAGTATTAAATTCTACAGCAATTCTTTAGTATATTTAAGAACTTACCGcaaggtaaaaaatattatgaactatacctaaacaaaacagtttcttcttttcaagttttttattatttttataaattgtattaaaaaaaatatttaaaaactacatcaGACTTTTTTAACAAGAATAAAACCCACCTTTAAAATATCAgtagaactacacctaaattgaatgctacacatgcatctctcaaataaactgtttccaaatgatgctttaaaaacaaaaacgaagtcgcgggcaacagctagtgtaaacataaatgtatgaacgtttcataagggcctgtgataggcctacatgaataaagaatttttgaatttgtatttcaataattgtttagaagtttttgtatttctgattttatcgGGTTCGGGGAATTTGAAGGCGTGTGAATTTTACCAGTCCGCACTTAGCcagtggactatggcctaataaaaaccttctcgttctgagacgagacccgacgtgctctgtagtgggcctgtactgggttgataatgataataatgataattaaaaagcTAGCTGTTAGTGTTGCCCGCAACGTCGTCcacgtttattttatgtttttaaaaatctcgCAGGAACCCTTGCCAGGCGTAAAATGTATCCTAAGAATGTCTCAAGGATGcaaattatttgtatgaaaaatttcACCAACATAAGCCGACCGGTCTGGCCGTGCATAGATCATATAGGTTTTTTAATCCCGTGTATACTCTTGTGCTAGCAGATTGTCCGTGATAAATCCTCTGTCAAACACCAGggtccaggatgcaagctacattTGTGCTAAGTTTAATCAAGATCTAAAAATCCTCCAATATTTACAGGATGCTAGCAATTTCTATGTCAATATTCAGTTTTGGTTCTAAGCCATAAATACACATTACGTCagtgcataaatatatatattttttcatccaAACATACGCTCTTTTGTATTTTCCATATTATGTATGGATATGGATGTAATGCAAGCTATTAAAGTAATAGGTTGGTATATGATTGCTAAAATGCCTCAAACCGTGCTCACTTCTCAGTTCTACACACTTGAGTATCGGGAACGCGCTTTGAGTCACTTCAAGTGCTCTGGGTTATCGTAAGTGTTGAATAGCGATTACCATTTACCTTCAAATCCTACAGTAGCTGACGTGAGAGATGCATTCGAGATAAAACCAGATGACGTATGGGCTCTCAGGCTACGCCGTAAATCATGTAAACTTTAAAAGCTTTTGCTACGGTCTTTAAATATCTATAACTGTTTTAGGGCTACTTACCTAACTTAAATGAAAAACCCCTTTTCTATTGTTAGgcctattcataaaatatttaaataatgatactAAACTATACTAAAACTAGTTTTTGTAAAaacgtaggtatatattttcaaaaatgtattttttacgaTACTCTTATAATTTCCTTgcctttaatttatttcttactcAAAATTTGCATGGCCAACAGCGGCACcgttaaatacaattaaaaacacGACGCAGATAACGGTTACTATTCGCTTAGTGATAGAAACTTAGAGGGTGCCAAAATTCCTTTCAAAGTTCAGAAGTCAgtcacccatccatttactgacttagGTCAATGTTGCTTACGCAGCCGCAatgaacttaatattatattggatTCCGCTACTAACCCGCTACAAACTTATAGTTAGCCCATATAATTAAAGTCATATTATGTTATAACTTATTGTTGACGAGGGTAAAACCGCAAGGCACATAggcaattataaaataataaccataTAAAATCAACGAAAGCCTAAATAGTTAGAAGTAGTTAGAAGTAGTTAGTTAGTACGTACCGATATCGCGTAGGTAAATCGCTACTAGGCTTGCAGAAAAGTTAGGAGCTGCGATCCACTCCAACCGCTGCGTCAGACGTTTAAATAGGTAGGTCAAAGGTCAATACAACCGCTACAGGTACACATTCCAGACAGCTGATTGTAATCAATAGGTAAAGACTAGCCCACACTGTAACATTGCTTTGAACAAAATTATTCCCCATTTAGGCCGCGACCCGATCCGGTGTTTGTGCGAGTGCGAGTATGTGTGTTTATGCAATGGTCCATTCAAAGTATACTTACAAAGTTAAAGGAAGATTTTACAATGCAGTGTAATAAACGGTTCAAAGATAGGGGAGAACTTCGAAACTTCGTAGCTTAAAATTTCAACCGATGCAGTTCAAGAGTATATTCAATTTTTCAGTTTCGTGAAAACATGccaattaaattgtaaaaaaagccATAGCGTATACCGTGTATATATCTGAAATAACTATTGATCTTTCGTTAATATGATTTACTTAATTGTATTTAACAAACTTTACCGGTTTGCACGCAGCTACACACAGACAAAGTTTCCGGACCGTgacaatttaattttgtactttttgtttcggcaaagtttcattattttttcgTAATAAATACGTCCGCAGCGACCAAAACCATTGGTGCATTGCAATTgcgaaaatagtatttttttgggATTTGTCAATTTTCCCCAATGATTTGAAACTTTTTACGGGTGCTCTAAAGGCATAACCAATTAGGTAAACCTACCGAGCACTAGGATAAAAGTCATTCGTCTCGCGTTAGCCGTTTGTATTCCTGTGCAAAAAGTACTCCATGTCCATCTTCAGAATTTCAAAAGTTACAGTATTGTCAAGATTGATTTAGCTGTTAAGCTTGCTACTGTTCCAGTCAGTtagtgttattaataaataattatttccctATGATCAAATTCAATGAATTAGTCACATCAAAAACTCGAAGAGAAAGTGTGTTGAAACCTTTATGTTACTTCTATTGTTGGAGGATGTTATGTCAATTTGCGACTGCACTACGTCATCGTAGTAAAACGCAAACTAGAATCAAGATACATTGTTTGTACCTGCCCAACAGACTTGTGAGTACAGTATTGAATTTTAACACGATTCCGTGATTTCAGtactaaaaaaacataaacactGAAGTTTTTTAACATCCTTGTTGCGTCACCGTATCATATCTTAAGCAACATTATCCTCAGTTTAGCGGGGACGAAGGCATCTCTTTCAAATTATTtcgagtaaataataatagtagttgtaatctatctatcttatacataaaatataattcgtGTATCTCTAAAACGGCTGTGCTGTACCTAAGAATAATACAGATCAAGTCTTGTATTTAAATATGGGTTTGCACTTTGCTTTTAAATTTATCCGAACTATTAGTATTCAAgccttataaatatttaacgtattgcttttaaattgtacctaaataaaaacttCTCTAGAAAAACACGAaacgaaacaaatattttacagaTGTCACCAAGGGGCttccgatatttttttatgacgttTTGTTTATACATTCCTCATCAAGATATGCAAAATATAGGAATGAATGCCGGCCGCCATGTAtcgttaaataatttaattttattcatcaaaacatttatttgggaaaataaatattaggtaaGACTTTGGGTGGATCAGGACATGACACACAACAAagtattaatacttataaactaCACTATAAGTACTACaatatactactatatacttTAATTACGATATGAAATTGTGGTGAAAGATAAACAGTAATACacgtaatattatttaaggACTGTGGCTTTTGTTGTTGTGTTAAATGATCGCACATCAAATTAATTGCTCTATAATTTTTCTGGTGCGAGGTTTTGTCAATGAcgagttacaaccctaccgataAATAAGTGCCGCTAAgaaatttagcgttccagtactatgggcttaatataactgctattaAGCATACCTTGAACAGGCTTAAATCCTACAGAGTATTATCGCTTACGACCAGAGTAAGCAATGAtgctctttaaaaatatattaaagcattgGGTAGGGTAAGCTGGAGAGCAAGAGCGCTTGGTCGTGGAAATAATTTTCCATCGCAGGTCATGCTTTAGTTTAAAAAGAGCTAATTacatataaagtttattaaagcataaattAAACTGTTAAGTCTAAGTGCCGACATCATCGGCCTACGTTAAATTCGTAAacgtaaatctatatatatataaaagagaaagtgtgtgggtatgttccgtataggatccgaaacggctggaccgattacaatgaaactttcagggaatctccggattgacctagcgagtaatcctgtaatgtttggtgacgatcggagcactcctatttttgaactgtcaaactgtcaaatgcagcttttatttactatgatgatattctattgttgggtgtagatgggtgtagataatgatcttcacccgctcgagaagagaatagaaaataatgaatacggagagaaataaatgatttaatatattatgagacttaaattaaaaatttaatgatgtgagtctattgtttaaataaaataaagcaaaatctagcccggcgaacagggctgggtacactagttgtctataaaaaaaattatacgacTGAACAGGCTGTATGGACAATGATCTTTGTCTGTCCTAAAAGATACAGATAAAAACAACATCACAAACAAAATAGCAAAGTATCTGAAgagagttttaaatattttaccacCCTTGGTAAAGTAAAGGTGTTTTCCATCCGCAGTTAAGATAAAGAACgccaatttttattattcatcttCATTATAAACCCACAACAGGCCACTAGAGGGCAGGGGCACGCTTGCCATGtacgaagaactctcaggcatgcaggtttccacaatGGGTTTTTTCACCGCTAAAGCACGTGATAAAAGTGCTTAAAACGTAACTTAGATAAGAACTAGGTGCGTCCTAAACTGAATACCAGTCCTAACCACCAGGCCATTACCGcttcattattataatcataCATATCAAACgaagacaaataaaaaacagtgaATTGATTGAATCAACAAAATTCATGGCAGAATCAAAAAGCACCGTCCTGTTCCACGCACTCGGTGAAACTGAAAATGCAATTTGCAAAGCGCATGGTTAAAGGTATTGATTTATTAAGATTCTACGGGGCTGGAATACTAGGATCGCATGACCAAGTAGAAGTTTGACTTCAAACTAGCACATCTCTCTCCGTTCCCATAAAATCATTCTTCTTTATGTTACTCTGATTAGTTTGAAATAAGACTTGAAGATTATATAAAACCTATTGGTACATACCAAGATAGTATGTGGTTTGTGAAACTTtggacacttttttttatttattttattccactacaagttagcacttggaacatattgaatttaatataatattattatttaaaattactacgATAACATTGAcattacctatattatttaattagttacttAGATTAATTCGTTGATTTTGTAAACATGTttaatgattgttcttgttgtgcacttTAAATTTCGTATGCTTTAAAGTAGAATATTAAGGAATGTAATATAAAGAAGACCCTATAAAAGCTGATGTTTAGcgaattaatttcatttaatatgtactattttATAgcagactagctgttgcctgcgacttcgtctgcgtttgttttttgatgtggcattcaatttagttgtagttctaaaaaaaataagtttggtattcttataaaaaaaattggtgtagtttttaaaaagttatttttcaatttacatagtaacattatcttaaaaaaactgtcTGATCAGTCTTACCTCCTTCTAtaacttacaaagaatagtaatcgttacaggaagaatcgaaatcgcattgttagttaattcatatgctaaaggttaacgaagaacatttctaattttttttatttaggcctagcactgaagtcctcataaatgtggcagccattatttattcagtatcgttaagcctcaaatgaggggtttgcggctgtccgctgaggagttaagtcctctatctccaaccacattcatcaaatctacacaaatttttggcaaaattaaacacatattatacctctatagcacaaa
The sequence above is a segment of the Pararge aegeria chromosome Z, ilParAegt1.1, whole genome shotgun sequence genome. Coding sequences within it:
- the LOC120636209 gene encoding forkhead box protein F1-A-like, which gives rise to MKTKDQATDEAARRAPATRRQEKPPFSYIALIVMAIRHSPNKRLTLSEIYAFLQQQFAFFRSPYQGWKNSVRHNLSLNECFVKLPKGLGRPGKGHYWTIDPSSEFMFEEGSFRRRPRGFRRKCQPLKPQFGSGGYLCGGGVGALPPPQASGYELASGSGVGVSSAPSIEYGTCAYTSSQQLTYGGEYCAYGGMGEREWPLAYGPVETAYRPPPASSPPRQIQDIIPSYQYAVTNDHGAAPMFPGMRGVHGQMLSGGSLGGGSISGLGGFGHHLSSPLPAPTPDRKPPTPLSSLPQSSTPTAIPTTSSPWI